From Daphnia pulicaria isolate SC F1-1A chromosome 4, SC_F0-13Bv2, whole genome shotgun sequence, one genomic window encodes:
- the LOC124336782 gene encoding dipeptidyl peptidase 3-like isoform X2, whose translation MSEVAVKDFVLPNEQPVVPLECVTAFENLTANEKAYAHHLSKASWYGGLIVLIQTSVESGSLFSILHQVFSQESVDDLKKQALENGLSEDEFQAVLVFTCGVYANMGNYKGFGDSKIIPNITADKLEKFLIASKAFQSNADLVKVWNRIKNLIYDLSPKKCHLGLGDKGTTTYFSSNCTSEDADIVNRYFKSIQMEGYNNRVIKTEANGVAHYEIRLASVETGPMAGITREPESFEGHQFSVTRGDYSPLLKLVVEELQKAKKFAANDVEAAMLTEYINSFTTGSLNDHKNGSRHWVKNKGPVIETYIGFIETYRDPAGMRGEFEGFVAVVNKVMSAKFGVLVAGAENFLPLLPWASTFETDKYLKPDFTSLDVLTFSGSGIPAGINIPNYGEIRQDEGFKNVSLGNVIPASYKDPNIFFISEADKQLLIRHNTESFELQVGLHELLGHGSGKLFRKNPDGSYNFDMDSVKASLDSGEELSWYEEGETYDSKFSTISSSYEECRAECVGLYLSLNDDVLKIFGHEGEKAQDIIYVNWLSLLLNGSTRAMEFYNPKTQSWMQAHSQARYVILQVLLEAGQGLVNVAKVIGSDGKDDLLLSLDRSKISTVGKEALGIFLRKLQVYKSTGNVEAARAMYAKYSEVSSTGPYPFAEWRAMILEKKQPRKIFVQSNTRLEGETVKLVEYGSSVSGMIQSWNERYETSSLVHQALEELWVKDEPFFV comes from the exons ATGTCTGAAGTTGCTGTGAAGGATTTTGTTCTCCCGAATGAACAGCCTGTGGTTCCCTTGGAATGTGTTActgcatttgaaaatttaactgCTAATGAAAAAGCTTATGCACATCACCTCAGTAAGGCTTCATGGTATGGTGGATTGATTGTTTTGATTCAG ACATCAGTTGAATCAGGGTCACTCTTCTCCATTCTTCACCAAGTTTTTAGCCAGGAAAGTGTCGATGACCTGAAGAAACAAGCCTTAGAGAATGGATTGTCAGAAGATGAATTCCAG GCTGTTCTTGTATTTACCTGTGGTGTCTATGCAAATATGGGCAATTACAAAGGCTTTGGGGACTCTAAAATAATTCCAAACATTACAGCTgataaacttgaaaaattcctgATTGCGTCGAAAGCTTTCCAAAGCAATGCCGACCTAGTAAAAGTGTGGAACCGAATCAAGAACTTAATTTATGACTTGAGCCCCAAAAAGTGTCACCTTGGCCTTGGTGACAAAGGAACCACAACATATTTCTCATCAAATTGTACCAGTGAAGATGCCGATATTGTTAACCGGTATTTCAAGTCCATTCAAATGGAGGGTTACAATAATCGTGTAATAAAAACCGAAGCCAATGGCGTTGCACACTATGAG ATCCGTTTGGCTTCTGTTGAAACCGGTCCTATGGCTGGAATTACTCGCGAACCGGAGTCATTTGAGGGACATCAATTTAGTGTAACTCGTGGAGATTACTCTCCGCTTTTGAAGTTAGTTGTTGAAGAACTGCAGAAAGCTAAG AAATTCGCCGCTAACGACGTTGAAGCGGCCATGCTAACCGAGTACATCAACTCATTTACTACGGGTTCGCTAAATGATCATAAAAATGGGTCGCGTCATTGGGTCAAGAACAAGGGACCCGTTATTGAAAC ATATATTGGCTTTATTGAAACATATCGTGATCCGGCCGGCATGCGTGGCGAGTTCGAAGGTTTTGTCGCCGTTGTGAATAAAGTCATGTCAGCTAAATTCGGAGTATTGGTGGCTGGTGCCGAAAACTTTTTGCCGCTGCTTCCGTGGGCCTCAACATTTGAGACGGACAAATACCTGAAACCAGATTTCACTTCGTTGGATGTATTGACTTTCAGTGGTAGTGGTATACCCGCTGGAATCAATATCCCCAATT ATGGTGAAATCCGACAGGACGAAGGTTTCAAGAACGTCTCATTGGGCAACGTCATTCCTGCTTCCTACAAGGacccaaatattttcttcatctCTGAAGCAGACAAGCAACTTTTGATTCGTCACAACACCGAGTCGTTTGAATTGCAAGTCGGTCTGCACGAATTGCTGGGCCATGGTAGCGGTAAATTGTTCCGTAAAAATCCCGATGGTAGTTACAACTTCGACATGGATAGCGTTAAGGCATCACTGGACTCTGGTGAAGAG CTGTCTTGGTACGAAGAAGGTGAAACCTACGACTCGAAGTTTTCtacaatttcatcttcatacgAAGAGTGCCGAGCAGAATGTGTTGGCCTTTATTTGTCTCTCAATGATGACGTTTTAAA GATTTTCGGTCACGAAGGTGAAAAGGCACAGGATATTATTTACGTTAACTGGCTCAGTCTGCTTCTAAATGGTTCGACGAGAGCCATGGAGTTTTACAACCCAAAAACGCAGTCGTGGATGCAG GCTCATTCGCAAGCCCGATACGTTATCCTTCAAGTGCTTTTGGAGGCTGGCCAGGGTTTGGTAAATGTTGCCAAGGTAATCGGAAGTGACGGCAAAGATGATTTGTTGCTTTCGCTCGACAGATCCAAAATCAGCACCGTGGGAAAAGAAGCCCTTGGCATTTTCCTTCGTAAACTTCAA GTTTACAAGTCGACCGGCAATGTAGAAGCTGCTCGGGCCATGTATGCTAAATATTCTGAAGTCTCTTCAACTGGCCCATATCCATTTGCTGAGTGGCGAGCTATGATTCTTGAAAAGAAGCAGCCCAGGAAGATTTTTGTCCAGTCCAACACCCGACTTGAAG GGGAGACGGTGAAGCTGGTGGAGTATGGATCCAGTGTTTCGGGAATGATCCAATCCTGGAATGAACGCTACGAAACGAGTTCCCTTGTTCACCAAGCACTAGAAGAGTTGTGGGTTAAAGATGAACCATTCTTTGTCTAA
- the LOC124337851 gene encoding uncharacterized protein LOC124337851 produces the protein MTKLSTFLGFGTCVLFVLGPLGHQADADDQEILMDSEYELKRMLTFVRPLMGILRSDPLVKRSTDVMETGWMSSSRAIAGRPRDDYGYGGGGDYGGYGGGYGGGGGYSNYGYDTCCGHQKDYLSIMSLIALGLLFLFLVKLLSTTIAGRRKKRSDDDNDLLSLEELLSEQDVEFAGAIDQIVMHQPLTVPSKILQRRKSRHRWLATVFIVMLSARMLIMADSLTATSRPTFNCGHPAENQPESGDFLAMSDTGTGKEPNSRHFRVARSEFSDFCLNGDCINGDVLKVVSKLAKRILSDPRILGLRTASEPDDFQAGRKISSSKKRRISNNRRSDEENAENNNQKMKDEDKKASDDASSEERASVVKVDTTVNCYGASDGWDSPGIYWEDDGYNVEAYVSEDESILDYGDTEHASTNVGGEGEKASAARAIDDSSLFDIHSLTSRDDYFDNNERITQRHDKNRLNVRYNDPDSYHASTSSDSNGILKEKKYGVPGGVKYGEDDGYPDTRGKTKLYNNYGRDDDDDSSSGGGQKGGGGYGGGGSSYGGGGGYGGGSSYGGGSSYGYGGGGGYGGYDDSCCKNKLLPILLVGLLGLLAFFLYIRSTTVAGRRSMDENDLSDVLLDGPTWLSMVHELWEQDAALGNTACTQETLCRMNRLAMAAPGQAGWAVSLSSLPLSYLLHTRHSGGFSSYVDASLMGRSGANCTELYLSCPRLTY, from the exons atgaCAAAATTGAGTACCTTTTTGGGGTTCGGCACTTGTGTCTTGTTCGTGTTGGGACCGTTGGGCCATCAGGCCGATGCCGACGACCAAGAGATTCTGATGGACTCTGAGTACGAGTTGAAGCGGATGTTGACATTTGTCCGGCCACTGATGGGAATCTTGCGAAGCGATCCGCTCGTCAAACGCTCGACCGATGTGATGGAAACTGGATGGATGTCATCATCTCGCGCCATTGCGGGAAGGCCACGAGATGACTATGGCTATGGTGGAGGTGGAGATTACGGAGGTTACGGCGGAGGATACGGCGGCGGAGGAGGTTACTCCAATTACGGCTACGACACTTGCTGTGGACATCAAAAGGATTACTTGTCCATCATGTCCCTCATCGCACTAGGCCTCCTGTTTCTCTTCTTGGTCAAATTGCTCAGCACCACAATAGCAGGACGTCGTAAAAAGAGATCGGATGATGACAAcgatcttctctctctcgaagAGCTTCTCTCCGAGCAGGACGTAG AATTCGCTGGTGCAATCGATCAGATTGTGATGCATCAACCATTGACAGTGCCGTCGAAGATATTGCAACGTAGAAAGAGCCGCCATCGGTGGTTGGCTACAGTATTTATAGTCATGCTTTCAGCTCGGATGCTGATCATGGCTGACAGTCTAACGGCCACTTCTCGGCCGACATTCAACTGTGGTCATCCAGCAGAGAACCAACCTGAAAGTGGCGATTTTCTCGCCATGTCTGATACAGGGACCGGCAAAGAACCCAACAGTCGACATTTCAGAGTAGCGCGTAGTGAATTCtctgatttttgtttgaatggcGATTGCATTAACGGCGATGTCCTCAAAGTTGTCAGCAAATTAGCCAAGCGCATTCTAAGCGATCCACGGATCCTTGGTCTTCGGACGGCCAGTGAACCGGATGACTTCCAAGCTGGCCGCAAAATCAGTTCGTCTAAAAAACGTCGAATCAGTAACAATCGTCGAAGTGATGAGGAAAACGCCGAAAACAACAATCAAAAGATGAAAGATGAAGATAAAAAAGCTTCCGATGATGCTTCTTCTGAGGAAAGAGCGTCGGTGGTGAAGGTGGACACGACGGTGAATTGTTACGGAGCATCGGACGGTTGGGATTCACCTGGCATCTACTGGGAAGATGACGGTTATAACGTTGAAGCTTACGTAAGCGAGGACGAATCCATTCTGGATTACGGCGATACTGAACACGCCAGCACTAATGTTGGTGGCGAAGGCGAAAAAGCCTCGGCGGCCCGTGCCATTGACGATTCAAGCTTGTTTGATATTCATTCGTTAACTAGTCGCGACGATTACTTCGACAACAACGAGCGGATTACTCAAAGGCACGATAAAAATCGGCTCAACGTTCGGTACAATGATCCCGACTCTTATCACGCGTCGACCAGTTCAGATTCAAACGGCATTCTTAAAGAGAAGAAGTATGGAGTTCCGGGCGGAGTAAAGTATGGCGAAGATGATGGATATCCGGATACTCGGGGAAAGACTAAATTATACAATAATTACGGaagggatgatgatgatgatagtaGTAGTGGAGGGGGACAGAAGGGTGGTGGTGGCTACGGGGGAGGCGGAAGCAGTTATGGAGGAGGTGGGGGCTATGGAGGCGGAAGCAGTTACGGCGGAGGCAGCAGCTATGGGtatggaggaggagggggttaCGGCGGATATGACGATTCTTGTTGCAAGAATAAATTATTACCGATTCTGTTGGTGGGATTGTTGGGTTTGTTGGCCTTTTTCCTCTACATCCGATCGACCACGGTTGCGGGTCGGCGTAGTATGGATGAAAACGATCTCTCTGATG TGCTGCTAGATGGTCCAACTTGGTTGAGCATGGTCCATGAATTGTGGGAGCAAGACGCTGCACTTGGAAATACCGCCTGCACTCAAGAGACTTTATGCCGGATGAATCGCTTAGCTATGGCCGCACCCGGACAAGCAGGATGGGCAGTTTCACTTTCAAG ttTGCCTTTGAGCTACCTGTTGCACACTCGCCATTCTGGTGGATTCAGTTCGTATGTCGATGCATCACTGATGGGCCGATCTGGTGCGAATTGCACTGAACTTTACTTAAGCTGCCCTCGTCTGACatattaa
- the LOC124336785 gene encoding lysM and putative peptidoglycan-binding domain-containing protein 3-like, with product MTNRPYGYSRLISHEENTTSRKDSSTDDDNDSPSSTKLRRLNVIDQKRDRWPGSASHLSPSLSDIQWEYREHLIKPKETLQGLALQYRCTVFDLKLANNIQKETEFFARRTIKIPVRQHSSLTEKLPNDKADTLSFGDADAENLSPSNSIEFLKQVDQDLQRLKEKARVYDIDSNDHSTSAFPDADRLRRTGRLNRTDCQGDDCGLSWSHILGMALLVLLACPLLYFLYLELNLHKSTRASTHNETIAPLINVSIAL from the exons ATGACAAACCGACCTTACGGATATTCCCGTTTAATCAGCCATGAAGAAAATACGACCAGTCGAAAAGATTCaag CACTGATGATGACAATGATTCCCCATCCAGCACCAAGTTGAGGAGACTAAATGTTATTGACCAGAAAAGAGATCGCTGGCCTGGCTCAGCTTCCCACTTATCCCCCAGTCTTTCAGATATTCAGTGGGAATATAGAGAGCATTTAATCAAACCAAAGGAGACTCTGCAGGGGTTGGCTCTTCAATATCGCTGCACG GTTTTTGACCTAAAACTAGCCAATAACATCCAGAAAGAGACAGAGTTCTTTGCTAGGAGAACCATAAAAATTCCTGTTCGTCAGCATTCTTCCCTGACAGAAAAACTCCCCAATGATAAAGCAGATACTCTTTCATTTGGAGATGCTGATGCAGAGAATCTCAGTCCTTCAAACTcaatagaatttttaaaacaagtgGACCAAGACTTGCAAAgattaaaagaaaaggccAGAGTGTATGACATTGATAGTAACGATCATTCGACTTCGGCGTTCCCGGATGCAGATCGCCTGAGACGAACAGGTCGGCTGAACCGCACCGACTGCCAAGGAGACGATTGCGGACTTTCTTGGTCACACATCCTCGGTATGGCACTATTGGTGCTACTAGCCTGCCCCCTCCTATATTTTCTCTATTTGGAATTGAATCTACATAAATCGACAAGAGCTTCTACTCACAACGAGACAATCGCTCCATTAATAAATGTTTCCATTGCCTTATAA
- the LOC124336784 gene encoding uncharacterized protein LOC124336784 — protein MKFVAAYTASSLLVILIAAGQTADHLPEKGHESSATDRNLAASNTHSDYSGNGAVEEVEEQLESELDLKRMLLYVTPLMGIFQRKKSGRQLSKRSAKELFYQGRKRGAGRRPPPMMYNKYSEEMQQPDRSGSYGGYSSSSSYGGGSSYGGGSSYGCCEKKDDLLPILALLALSLLLLYLIAIATTTVAGRRRRRLATDPNNKNLLEEDIQSDIELMDAPTWISMVDELWNSGEDESSDACTLKALCRMNRLALDSPGTTGLAVSLSSVPLSYLLHHRHQKGFLSYLDASLMGRYGENCTTIFTSCPRLN, from the exons ATGAAGTTTGTTGCTGCTTACACTGCGTCCAGTCTATTAGTGATTCTCATCGCTGCTGGTCAAACAGCCGACCACTTGCCGGAGAAGGGACACGAATCATCAGCGACTGACCGAAATTTGGCAGCGTCTAATACTCACAGTGATTATTCGGGCAACGGTGCTgtcgaagaagtagaagagcAACTCGAATCTGAACTCGATTTGAAAAGAATGCTACTCTACGTCACACCGTTAATGGGTATCTTCCAGAGGAAAAAGTCGGGACGACAGCTGAGTAAGCGATCGGCCAAAGAGCTGTTTTATCAAGGCCGGAAGCGGGGTGCAGGCCGGCGCCCTCCTCCGATGATGTACAATAAATATTCGGAAGAGATGCAGCAGCCGGATCGGAGCGGGAGTTACGGGGGCTACTCTTCTTCGTCGAGTTACGGCGGAGGCAGCAGTtacggcggcggcagcagttACGGCTGTTGCGAGAAAAAAGACGATCTGCTGCCGATATTAGCTCTCTTAGCACTCTCTCTACTTCTTCTGTATTTGATTGCGATTGCGACGACGACGGTCGCCGGTCGGCGTCGACGTCGTCTGGCGACAGACCCCAATAACAAAAATCTACTTGAAGAAGATATTCAGTCCGATATAG AACTGATGGACGCTCCAACCTGGATTTCGATGGTAGATGAACTATGGAACTCTGGCGAGGATGAATCTAGCGACGCTTGCACTCTCAAGGCCCTTTGCCGCATGAATCGACTGGCCCTGGACTCGCCGGGCACGACGGGCTTAGCCGTTTCGCTGTCCAGCGTGCCACTCAGCTACCTGCTCCATCATAGACACCAGAAAGGCTTCCTGAGTTACCTGGACGCTTCTTTGATGGGTCGCTATGGAGAGAATTGTACTACCATCTTCACTAGCTGCCCGCGTCTCAATTAA
- the LOC124336782 gene encoding dipeptidyl peptidase 3-like isoform X1 has product MFNISRNTLRFRPLSHHAFRLIHESNKGCESNARGTIKFFNTLLKNPSGLFGGYSQFANQFSVKMSEVAVKDFVLPNEQPVVPLECVTAFENLTANEKAYAHHLSKASWYGGLIVLIQTSVESGSLFSILHQVFSQESVDDLKKQALENGLSEDEFQAVLVFTCGVYANMGNYKGFGDSKIIPNITADKLEKFLIASKAFQSNADLVKVWNRIKNLIYDLSPKKCHLGLGDKGTTTYFSSNCTSEDADIVNRYFKSIQMEGYNNRVIKTEANGVAHYEIRLASVETGPMAGITREPESFEGHQFSVTRGDYSPLLKLVVEELQKAKKFAANDVEAAMLTEYINSFTTGSLNDHKNGSRHWVKNKGPVIETYIGFIETYRDPAGMRGEFEGFVAVVNKVMSAKFGVLVAGAENFLPLLPWASTFETDKYLKPDFTSLDVLTFSGSGIPAGINIPNYGEIRQDEGFKNVSLGNVIPASYKDPNIFFISEADKQLLIRHNTESFELQVGLHELLGHGSGKLFRKNPDGSYNFDMDSVKASLDSGEELSWYEEGETYDSKFSTISSSYEECRAECVGLYLSLNDDVLKIFGHEGEKAQDIIYVNWLSLLLNGSTRAMEFYNPKTQSWMQAHSQARYVILQVLLEAGQGLVNVAKVIGSDGKDDLLLSLDRSKISTVGKEALGIFLRKLQVYKSTGNVEAARAMYAKYSEVSSTGPYPFAEWRAMILEKKQPRKIFVQSNTRLEGETVKLVEYGSSVSGMIQSWNERYETSSLVHQALEELWVKDEPFFV; this is encoded by the exons ATGTTCAATATTTCGAGGAATACACTTCGTTTTCGCCCCTTATCTCATCATGCTTTTCGATTGATACATGAATCTAATAAGGGGTGTGAAAGCAATGCTCGTGGAACCATAAAGTTTTTCAACacacttttgaaaaatccTTCGGGTTTATTTGGCGG ATATTCCCAATTTGCTAACCAATTTTCCGTCAAAATGTCTGAAGTTGCTGTGAAGGATTTTGTTCTCCCGAATGAACAGCCTGTGGTTCCCTTGGAATGTGTTActgcatttgaaaatttaactgCTAATGAAAAAGCTTATGCACATCACCTCAGTAAGGCTTCATGGTATGGTGGATTGATTGTTTTGATTCAG ACATCAGTTGAATCAGGGTCACTCTTCTCCATTCTTCACCAAGTTTTTAGCCAGGAAAGTGTCGATGACCTGAAGAAACAAGCCTTAGAGAATGGATTGTCAGAAGATGAATTCCAG GCTGTTCTTGTATTTACCTGTGGTGTCTATGCAAATATGGGCAATTACAAAGGCTTTGGGGACTCTAAAATAATTCCAAACATTACAGCTgataaacttgaaaaattcctgATTGCGTCGAAAGCTTTCCAAAGCAATGCCGACCTAGTAAAAGTGTGGAACCGAATCAAGAACTTAATTTATGACTTGAGCCCCAAAAAGTGTCACCTTGGCCTTGGTGACAAAGGAACCACAACATATTTCTCATCAAATTGTACCAGTGAAGATGCCGATATTGTTAACCGGTATTTCAAGTCCATTCAAATGGAGGGTTACAATAATCGTGTAATAAAAACCGAAGCCAATGGCGTTGCACACTATGAG ATCCGTTTGGCTTCTGTTGAAACCGGTCCTATGGCTGGAATTACTCGCGAACCGGAGTCATTTGAGGGACATCAATTTAGTGTAACTCGTGGAGATTACTCTCCGCTTTTGAAGTTAGTTGTTGAAGAACTGCAGAAAGCTAAG AAATTCGCCGCTAACGACGTTGAAGCGGCCATGCTAACCGAGTACATCAACTCATTTACTACGGGTTCGCTAAATGATCATAAAAATGGGTCGCGTCATTGGGTCAAGAACAAGGGACCCGTTATTGAAAC ATATATTGGCTTTATTGAAACATATCGTGATCCGGCCGGCATGCGTGGCGAGTTCGAAGGTTTTGTCGCCGTTGTGAATAAAGTCATGTCAGCTAAATTCGGAGTATTGGTGGCTGGTGCCGAAAACTTTTTGCCGCTGCTTCCGTGGGCCTCAACATTTGAGACGGACAAATACCTGAAACCAGATTTCACTTCGTTGGATGTATTGACTTTCAGTGGTAGTGGTATACCCGCTGGAATCAATATCCCCAATT ATGGTGAAATCCGACAGGACGAAGGTTTCAAGAACGTCTCATTGGGCAACGTCATTCCTGCTTCCTACAAGGacccaaatattttcttcatctCTGAAGCAGACAAGCAACTTTTGATTCGTCACAACACCGAGTCGTTTGAATTGCAAGTCGGTCTGCACGAATTGCTGGGCCATGGTAGCGGTAAATTGTTCCGTAAAAATCCCGATGGTAGTTACAACTTCGACATGGATAGCGTTAAGGCATCACTGGACTCTGGTGAAGAG CTGTCTTGGTACGAAGAAGGTGAAACCTACGACTCGAAGTTTTCtacaatttcatcttcatacgAAGAGTGCCGAGCAGAATGTGTTGGCCTTTATTTGTCTCTCAATGATGACGTTTTAAA GATTTTCGGTCACGAAGGTGAAAAGGCACAGGATATTATTTACGTTAACTGGCTCAGTCTGCTTCTAAATGGTTCGACGAGAGCCATGGAGTTTTACAACCCAAAAACGCAGTCGTGGATGCAG GCTCATTCGCAAGCCCGATACGTTATCCTTCAAGTGCTTTTGGAGGCTGGCCAGGGTTTGGTAAATGTTGCCAAGGTAATCGGAAGTGACGGCAAAGATGATTTGTTGCTTTCGCTCGACAGATCCAAAATCAGCACCGTGGGAAAAGAAGCCCTTGGCATTTTCCTTCGTAAACTTCAA GTTTACAAGTCGACCGGCAATGTAGAAGCTGCTCGGGCCATGTATGCTAAATATTCTGAAGTCTCTTCAACTGGCCCATATCCATTTGCTGAGTGGCGAGCTATGATTCTTGAAAAGAAGCAGCCCAGGAAGATTTTTGTCCAGTCCAACACCCGACTTGAAG GGGAGACGGTGAAGCTGGTGGAGTATGGATCCAGTGTTTCGGGAATGATCCAATCCTGGAATGAACGCTACGAAACGAGTTCCCTTGTTCACCAAGCACTAGAAGAGTTGTGGGTTAAAGATGAACCATTCTTTGTCTAA
- the LOC124336783 gene encoding tRNA (guanine(26)-N(2))-dimethyltransferase-like, whose protein sequence is MADCVDESGSVNNQPSSTDANLEVMTSNSQEDHSKVKKEPTIQGTLITEGKAQVCFPGSEDNVFYNPVQEFNRDLSIAVLRQYSLDQMKKTDKSFVGETFLKPGEVYENGLTVLEALSASGLRSIRYAKEVGGLKNIIANDLSSSAVESITSNSQMNDVSHLITPNEGDASILMYQHRYKKKFHCVDIDPYGSPSPFVDAAVQCVADGGLLMVTATDMAILCGNVPETCYAKYASVSIKTKACHEMALRIILQFLQTSAARYGRYIQPLLSVSVDFYVRIFVIVHTGKNQCKASASKLSMVYQCVGCHNISWQPLMKTEDRKCPKGAGGSPPKTLGKIFSRASGPPTDAKCEFCQSRLNFGGPLYSQPIHDLDFVQSLLTSLDNPELGELKTEKRIRGILSVISEELPNYPLYLSLDATASLLKLSVPSLVMFRSAILNAGYCVSLSHCYPLSIKTDAPMSVIWDLFQGFAKKQYPDKTWPRPLSDKPTPADYILSRPVTIQADFTTHPKGNPSSRMQKLVRFQENPEKNWGPKCRAKANVRQNKTDRQSEKKKPRLDDECNEGN, encoded by the exons ATGGCTGATTGTGTTGATGAAAGTGGAAGTGTGAATAATCAACCTTCATCCACTGATGCTAATTTAGAAGTTATGACGAGTAATTCTCAAGAAGATCacagtaaagtaaaaaaagaacccaCAATCCAAGGAACCCTGATAACTGAAGGAAAAGCACAAGTCTGCTTTCCTGGATCTGAGGACAATGTTTTCTATAATCCTGTTCAAGAATTTAACCGGGACCTCAG CATTGCTGTTTTGAGACAGTATTCCTtagaccaaatgaaaaaaactgaCAAAAGTTTTGTTGGTGAAACATTCCTTAAACCAGGGGAAGTTTATGAG AATGGCTTGACTGTACTGGAAGCCTTATCTGCCTCTGGGTTGAGATCAATCAGATATGCCAAAGAAGTTGGAGGACTCAAAAACATTATTGCCAATGACTTGTCATCTTCCGCTGTTGAAAGCATAACATCAAACAGTCAAATGAATGATGTTTCCCATTTGATTACTCCTAATGAAGGAGATGCATC gatCCTGATGTATCAACacagatacaaaaaaaaatttcactgtGTTGATATTGATCCTTATGGGTCACCTTCACCATTTGTTGATGCTGCAGTTCAGTGTGTGGCTGATGGAGGTCTTCTAATGGTTACTGCCACCGACatg GCTATTCTTTGTGGCAATGTCCCAGAAACATGCTACGCCAAGTACGCAAGTGTTTCGATCAAAACCAAAGCTTGTCACGAAATG GCATTGCGGATTATTCTTCAGTTTCTTCAGACCTCTGCTGCAAGATATGGACGATACATTCAACCACTTCTTTCtgtttctgttgacttctacGTGCGTATTTTCGTGATTGTGCACACTGGAAAAAATCAGTGCAAAGCATCAGCatcaaaactttcaatg GTTTATCAATGTGTTGGATGTCACAACATATCCTGGCAACCTTTGATGAAAACAGAGGATAGGAAATGTCCAAAAGGAGCTGGTGgatcaccaccaaaaacactGGGAAAGATATTTTCAAGGGCTTCTGGACCACCTACAGATGCCAAATGTGAATTTTGTCAATCTCGCTTAAATTTTGGTGGCCCTCTTTATTCGCAACCAATTCATGACTTGGATTTTGTTCAGTCACTGCTTACAAGTTTGGATAATCCTGAACTCGGAGAACTAAAAACTGAGAAACGAATCCGTGGCATTTTAAGCGTGATATCTGAAGAACTGCCAAATTATCCTTTGTATTTAAGCCTCGACGCGACAGCATCCTTGTTGAAGCTAAGTGTTCCTTCGTTAGTCATGTTCCGATCAGCAATTCTCAATGCTGGATACTGCGTGTCCCTCTCTCATTGTTACCCGCTCTCCATTAAAACGGATGCTCCTATGTCGGTCATTTGGGATTTATTTCAAG GCTTTGCCAAAAAGCAGTATCCAGATAAGACATGGCCACGACCGCTGTCAGATAAACCAACCCCTGCTGACTATATTTTGAGCCGACCTGTTACAATTCAAGCCGATTTTACGACTCACCCCAAAGGAAATCCGTCGTCGAGGATGCAGAAACTTGTTCGATTTCAAGAGAACCCTGAAAAAAATTGGGGGCCGAAATGTCGAGCGAAAGCCAA TGTTAGGCAGAATAAAACGGATCGAcaatcagagaaaaaaaaaccacgctTGGACGATGAATGTAATGaaggaaattga